In Malus sylvestris chromosome 2, drMalSylv7.2, whole genome shotgun sequence, the genomic stretch ATGTCGTCGGACAGAGCAGAGAGAAGAACGAGAGAgggcgagagagagaggagtgttGGTTCAGGGATCTGTGTATTAAAGCGAGGGAATGGACGGCTGCGATTGATTGTCATCGAGGTGGTCGCTAAGGGTTAGTATTGACATTTCACATGCGAATAAGGAAGGATCTAGAATGTCTTTTTGCTTTTTACCCTTTACcctttaccttttttttatggaaactttaacgaaaagctcccggtactgttcattttaaaaatcacatttttacactaaaaagtcaatcatggtactattcactttaccctttattttgttccttatcattaaaactcaaagttttcaagccctttcattagttttccttttttttatctgTTTGCCggaatattatttttttttcaaagaaaattgttttagtATTAAAAAGGAATAGTGTTTATGTAAATCAGACGTAGAGATTTATTTTGTGTTATTGTATTATTTGGGCAACAAGTATTTTTTTCATAAACTAGTATAAATGAAGGCACAACTTAACATATAGAAATTTTCTggcatttctctctctctctatagtCGCTCCTcttattctcaatttttttggtttataacatgttatcagcaccCCCAAATGTTAGGTTTCGAATTTGGAGAGGTCCCCTAAAGAACGGAGTTTGGTAACATCGATCAAATACTTTTAAACATGGTTTCAATTTCAATATCTTCTTGTTCTTGATGGCATGAATATTCACAACGACCACGAACTCTAATTTTACGTTGTTCGAATAATATATCTTGccttaatttatattttgattattCAATTCGATTGCAAATATTGGATTTTTGTATTGGTTTTGAGAATGCAGATACAATGCATCTGAAGTTCATATTAAATGTCGAATTTATAGTTTCGAGAGATGTCATAACAATGTGAAGTTTTATAAGACATATCACTCATGTTGAAATCCGAAGTTCTTAATCAAACCAAATCATGTCTTGAACAAGCATgttcaaattttttatgtttacatatttttttttttatcttaccATAACACTAACCGCAACTTTGTTCCCTCAGCAAAATATCGACCTtaacaagctcgatttcatgCAACCGAGGGCTACAAAATATTGAATTTGAAATCATGTTTTCGAAGTACTTGATTGATGTGACCAAACTCCGTCCAAGAGGAATTACACATTTTGCATGAATGATGTTCCGTGCTCTGACAGATTCACTCCATGGTTGTCGACCCTATTTCAATCGTGTACTTAGTCATCATGTTGGCTatcgtattaaaaaaaattcataatttctcaaaacatttattAAGAACATGTTgttcaaaaacttgtttggtgtgagattgaaaattgtttttaaattttaataattaaaaagaaaagaaaattatccTACAACAActcaattttatttaaaattgctCAACGGCTTCAACAGCATTGTTTTGTCCGTGGAGAACAACAAATTATAGCAGCAGCTGGCGAGACTGCAAGAGGACAATCTGAATGGCACTCTACCTTGTCTAATCAGAATTAGAAACTCTTCAGTTGCATAATTACTAAAAACACCAATATTACAGACGCCCCGCCACATACAATTTGGTCAGGTACCTGAAAGCTGCGGGAAGGAGTATAACGATCTACACTGTTTCTGTTATCTTGAAATAATTTCCTGGAACATCTAACTTCCACCACCCGACTAGCGTTTCTGCAGAATTATGAACTTGGAAttccctttccttttttcttttggctaaAAGAAACACACATGAACCTGCATAAGATGGGGAAGTCCAGCACCCCTGCAAGGCTTGATAGCAAACACTAAGGACGGGGAAATGAATGCCACCACTTTTGTTTGCAATAACCAAGCGCCCGAACTTGGTTAATGTACCACTGCACGATTCTGCTCTAAATGAAATAACCGGAGAGGATGAGTTTGATATCCTGAATAACCTGCCAAACCATCCAAAATGATTCCTTGTTTATCAAGGTTTCAGCCCAAGACGTTTCCTTGTCTTTCCTACAAATAAGTCCCCAGATTTGATCATGCCTGGGATGCAACCACTAATTGTCACTAATGGGAACTGAGCAATTCCCTCTTTCCTCCCAAGTGAAACAAGTGCCATTTCTAAACCAGGCTTATATGTAGCCATCTTGCTTTCATTTCGTCCGCTCAACAATAGCTTCAGGTTCTCGGAAGTCACTTCAGCATGTCTTTGTGCTAAATATCCTTGTTTGATCTCCTGTTTCAATAGATTGTTTTTATTAGTTTAagacagattttttttttaaacataaaatttcgTAGACATTGATAGTGAAAATGACGAACAAAATCACAGCAAAGGTTGACCTAACTTTTTCACCAGACTCATAACTCATACAGCTGTTACTTCTTGCCAAAATGACTTTGAACCCTTACAAAAACAAGAAGTCAATATTACCGAGTATGAGCAAAATCTAAATCAGAGCTGTCATATTGCACTGGGGTCTGTAGTCTGTTCAACATTTTGTTCTTGTTAAACCGATCTTTGTGGTTTCTAAATTATCTTTTCACTTTAGTATGAGGTTTCTCAAAATAAGAGCTACTTTTTGGTGATATGTCCTTACCCATATTCTCTACAAAACACTGTATCATACTGAAAACTCCCCATTTATCAATCATCCtaattttttcttgtttgaaGTTATTTATAAACTGATAATTTTGCTTATTTATAAACTGATAATTTTGCTGCTTATTAACACATGACTAGAAGTTTTTTGCATTGTTTCACGAAATAGAAATATCGAACAAAGTTCAGGCCTCATAATATTCCAAAACTTGTTAAACTAAGAGAAAAGCAAAATAGCGTCATGATTGCAGTTCTGCCTCTACCATCAAACAGttaattaactctaatttttcagttttataaTTAGCTCAGGTGTTTTTCGGCCCCTAGCATTTTATGTGAATCCAACCCTGAATTTTTTCCCATATTTATCCAGCCCCTCAATAGTTCCTTATATTTACAACTTGTATACTAACCACTAACCATGACCTAGTTAGTAGTTACATTCCAGATTTGCACTTTTTAACTTTAGGATCCTCGAATTTGACTACCACCACCTATTTGTCCATGTGTAGAACATATCAGGTCCACATGCCTCAAACAAGGAGTTTCTTACTAAATATTGACTGCCAATagcaaaaccaaaaaataaaaagtactaAAAACACAAGAGAAAGATAGATTTGGCTGACCTTAACATCGGTTATATCTCCTACTGCAAAGATATTTTTATGACCACGAACCCTCATGTTTCTATCAACCATCAATCTTCCTTGCATATCCAAGTCATTCTGTAAAATACTCTCCCTAAGCCATGACGAACCCATTGGTTTAGCCGTGCACACAAAGTGGCAATCAGCTGCGATAACTTCTCCAGAAGATGTTTGAATAAAACCATCAGATACATTGTTCAAATTAACGGACTCATTCAAAACAACTTCAACATTTTTTGATATTAACCAATCAAGTGCCTTTTGGGAAGCCTTCAAGCCAATGAATTCTAGTAGCCTTGACC encodes the following:
- the LOC126584328 gene encoding uncharacterized protein LOC126584328 isoform X2, producing MVEPSFAKRSIINHCDYLPNVRIVASTAANITDREVLTTDGRLLVYDYLVIATGHKDSVPKTRVARLSQYQAEFEKINSAESILIVGGGPTGVELAGEIAIDFPEKKVTLVHRGSRLLEFIGLKASQKALDWLISKNVEVVLNESVNLNNVSDGFIQTSSGEVIAADCHFVCTAKPMGSSWLRESILQNDLDMQGRLMVDRNMRVRGHKNIFAVGDITDVKEIKQGYLAQRHAEVTSENLKLLLSGRNESKMATYKPGLEMALVSLGRKEGIAQFPLVTISGCIPGMIKSGDLFVGKTRKRLGLKP
- the LOC126584328 gene encoding uncharacterized protein LOC126584328 isoform X1, producing MAAAQESSDAERKRVVVIGGGVGGSVVAHSLQFCADVVLVDQKEYFEIPWGSLRAMVEPSFAKRSIINHCDYLPNVRIVASTAANITDREVLTTDGRLLVYDYLVIATGHKDSVPKTRVARLSQYQAEFEKINSAESILIVGGGPTGVELAGEIAIDFPEKKVTLVHRGSRLLEFIGLKASQKALDWLISKNVEVVLNESVNLNNVSDGFIQTSSGEVIAADCHFVCTAKPMGSSWLRESILQNDLDMQGRLMVDRNMRVRGHKNIFAVGDITDVKEIKQGYLAQRHAEVTSENLKLLLSGRNESKMATYKPGLEMALVSLGRKEGIAQFPLVTISGCIPGMIKSGDLFVGKTRKRLGLKP